In Leifsonia sp. ZF2019, a genomic segment contains:
- a CDS encoding phage terminase family protein — MATLIVPPLDLQYPTLGPALADFIEDRCVFGPGSLAGQPAHLDAEKRAALYRLYEVYPKGHRLAGRRRFQRGAIEWRKGMAKTEFAAWIAFCELHPDAPVRGDGFDAFGNPVGKPVAFPYIPMMAVTEEQVSELAYGVLKYVIEEGADADLFDSSLERILRINTRGIADGRVVPVSNSPGSRDGALTTFQHFDEPHRLYLPSAKNAHETMSANLTKRPLEDPWALYTSTAGKPGQGSIQEDVRAEAEMINRGEIDDPALFFFARWAGDEHNELEARPAAKGSPAITPAEALQNRVAAIADATGPVGEYGPGQFESIAKQWDRPKADKAYLERVWLNRWRKSGSQFFDIQKIIASLADPGKTIPKGAFITLGFDGARFRDATALVATDIATGVQELLGLWERPEDADEAQGWEVPEDEVTQTLEHAMSFYEVWKLYGDPPHWTETMGSWSAKWPDQVEEFWTNKYVRMAYTLREYVEAIDIKSVRIGGIENPDGDFDPHDDFLRHLGNAGVKELRVKDDEGKPLLVMAKQEGHQELKFDVAMAAVLSWKACADARRLGTKPKAKRKAVIRRLK, encoded by the coding sequence ATGGCGACGTTGATCGTCCCGCCGCTCGATCTTCAGTACCCAACTCTCGGGCCTGCCCTTGCGGACTTCATCGAGGACCGATGCGTGTTCGGGCCGGGATCGCTCGCTGGTCAGCCAGCGCACCTCGATGCGGAGAAACGCGCAGCCCTTTACCGCCTGTACGAGGTGTACCCGAAAGGCCACCGGCTCGCCGGGCGTCGACGCTTCCAGCGCGGCGCGATCGAGTGGCGCAAGGGAATGGCGAAGACGGAGTTCGCGGCGTGGATCGCGTTCTGCGAGCTGCATCCGGACGCACCGGTCCGTGGTGACGGGTTCGATGCGTTCGGCAACCCTGTCGGTAAGCCGGTGGCGTTCCCGTACATCCCGATGATGGCTGTGACGGAGGAGCAGGTCTCAGAGCTCGCGTATGGCGTGCTGAAGTACGTGATCGAGGAGGGCGCCGACGCTGATCTATTTGACTCGTCGCTCGAGCGGATTCTCCGGATCAACACGCGCGGGATTGCTGACGGTCGCGTCGTCCCGGTGTCGAACTCTCCCGGCTCGCGTGATGGCGCGCTGACGACGTTTCAGCACTTTGACGAGCCGCACCGCCTGTATCTGCCGTCGGCGAAGAACGCTCACGAGACGATGAGCGCGAACCTCACGAAGAGGCCGCTCGAGGACCCGTGGGCGTTGTACACGTCAACGGCTGGGAAGCCAGGTCAGGGCAGCATCCAGGAGGATGTTCGCGCAGAGGCGGAGATGATCAACCGGGGCGAGATCGACGACCCGGCACTGTTCTTCTTCGCCCGGTGGGCTGGTGACGAGCACAACGAGCTCGAAGCACGTCCTGCGGCGAAGGGTTCCCCGGCCATTACACCGGCTGAGGCGCTGCAGAACCGTGTGGCGGCGATCGCCGACGCGACAGGGCCCGTTGGTGAGTACGGTCCGGGCCAGTTCGAGTCGATCGCGAAGCAGTGGGACCGTCCGAAGGCCGACAAAGCGTACCTCGAGCGCGTGTGGCTGAACCGGTGGCGAAAGTCTGGGTCGCAGTTCTTCGACATTCAGAAGATCATCGCGAGCCTCGCCGACCCGGGGAAGACGATCCCGAAGGGCGCGTTCATCACGCTCGGCTTCGACGGCGCCCGCTTCCGGGACGCGACTGCATTAGTCGCGACCGACATCGCGACCGGTGTTCAGGAACTTCTGGGCCTGTGGGAGCGACCGGAGGACGCTGACGAAGCCCAGGGGTGGGAAGTTCCCGAGGATGAGGTCACGCAGACGCTCGAGCACGCCATGTCGTTCTACGAGGTGTGGAAGCTGTACGGTGACCCACCTCACTGGACCGAAACCATGGGCTCCTGGTCAGCGAAATGGCCGGATCAGGTCGAGGAGTTCTGGACGAACAAGTATGTCCGGATGGCGTACACGCTCCGCGAGTATGTCGAGGCGATCGACATCAAGAGCGTCCGTATCGGCGGCATCGAGAACCCCGACGGCGACTTCGACCCACACGACGACTTCCTCCGACACCTCGGCAACGCTGGCGTGAAGGAGCTTCGCGTGAAAGACGACGAGGGCAAGCCGCTGCTCGTAATGGCGAAGCAGGAAGGCCACCAGGAGCTCAAGTTCGACGTGGCAATGGCGGCGGTCCTGTCGTGGAAGGCCTGCGCCGATGCGCGCCGGCTCGGCACCAAGCCGAAGGCGAAACGCAAGGCGGTGATCCGCCGACTCAAGTAG
- a CDS encoding HNH endonuclease, translating into MIAPKTEKVTAAQSRQAYERVKERSFGVCEVCGTKRATEIHHRLHRSHGGQDTVQNLLHVCGWGNHTGCHGAAHSDTARYKNGWAVRTGFDPNLTPVLYRGWLIMLTADGGIA; encoded by the coding sequence ATGATCGCCCCGAAGACCGAGAAGGTCACCGCTGCTCAGTCGCGTCAGGCGTATGAGCGAGTCAAGGAGCGCAGCTTCGGCGTGTGTGAGGTCTGCGGCACGAAGCGGGCTACGGAGATCCACCACCGCCTGCACCGTTCACACGGCGGTCAGGACACCGTCCAGAACCTGCTGCACGTGTGCGGATGGGGGAACCACACCGGATGCCACGGCGCCGCCCACTCCGACACCGCTCGCTACAAGAACGGCTGGGCCGTCCGCACTGGGTTCGACCCGAACCTGACACCCGTCCTCTACCGGGGCTGGCTGATCATGCTCACCGCTGACGGGGGTATCGCATGA
- a CDS encoding phage terminase small subunit yields MGGPDMPAPKKHSSTRARANRASTASTLTSGHVAIVPDLPKRPSRVEVDAEGNERHVDIDWHEETLQWWADMWASPMAAEYHSSDRHALFLLAVLVDDFWREPSTKLASEIRLQRVAFGLTPYDRRRLEWTIETTEEAKDRGQSRRNAAQANEQPKPDEDPRLVLVS; encoded by the coding sequence ATGGGAGGTCCCGATATGCCTGCACCGAAGAAGCACTCATCGACTCGAGCACGCGCGAATCGTGCGTCGACAGCCTCGACTTTGACTTCCGGTCATGTGGCAATCGTCCCGGATCTGCCAAAGCGTCCGTCACGTGTGGAGGTTGACGCTGAGGGCAACGAGCGGCATGTCGACATCGACTGGCACGAGGAGACACTGCAGTGGTGGGCGGACATGTGGGCGTCGCCGATGGCGGCGGAGTATCACTCGTCGGACCGTCACGCGTTATTCCTGCTCGCGGTGCTGGTGGATGACTTCTGGCGTGAGCCCTCGACGAAGCTGGCTTCAGAGATTCGGTTGCAGCGGGTCGCTTTCGGTCTGACCCCGTACGACCGACGCCGTCTGGAGTGGACGATCGAGACGACCGAGGAAGCCAAGGACCGCGGTCAGAGCCGGCGGAACGCCGCGCAGGCCAATGAGCAGCCGAAGCCGGATGAAGACCCTCGTCTCGTTCTCGTGAGCTGA
- a CDS encoding WhiB family transcriptional regulator, translating to MTPDPFDLVAVILPDETVLDWQDRAACATTDPDLFFPEKGGDRGVAAKKICAGCEVRQQCLTWSLQNDEHYGIWGELAEHDRRKLRKANKGAAA from the coding sequence ATGACCCCGGACCCGTTCGACCTGGTCGCTGTGATCCTGCCTGACGAAACCGTACTCGACTGGCAAGACAGAGCCGCATGTGCGACCACGGACCCCGACCTTTTCTTCCCGGAGAAGGGCGGTGACCGAGGAGTAGCAGCCAAGAAGATCTGCGCGGGCTGCGAGGTCAGACAGCAGTGCCTCACATGGTCATTGCAGAACGACGAGCACTACGGCATCTGGGGCGAGCTTGCTGAGCACGACCGCCGCAAGTTGCGGAAGGCCAATAAAGGGGCGGCTGCATGA
- a CDS encoding PD-(D/E)XK nuclease-like domain-containing protein, with protein MTDTFHGIYVDMTDADYHSRPELSSTGARKILEAPAIYRHYKDTIQPGKRAFDVGLVAHAKVLGVGTGLVEYPPEHLTPSGNVSTKKATEEWAAEKRAQGFAPVSPGDVGRVDAMAEAVLANPDARTVLETVVGREVSLFATIDDVPMRARFDIYDGVNAGDLKTARDASPGAFNAAVGRLGYHIQDRWYWEAHKAITGTELESFKFIVVESAPPHLVGVYDLDFMWEDLAKERTAKARELYRRCTETNTWPGYQSTTLTPPTWAVYENEEEEIQV; from the coding sequence ATGACTGACACCTTCCACGGCATCTACGTCGACATGACCGACGCCGACTACCACTCCCGCCCCGAACTCAGCAGCACCGGCGCCCGGAAGATCCTCGAAGCACCAGCCATCTACCGGCACTACAAGGACACCATCCAGCCTGGGAAGAGAGCTTTCGATGTCGGCCTCGTCGCCCACGCGAAAGTCCTCGGCGTCGGAACCGGCCTCGTTGAGTACCCACCCGAGCACCTCACCCCCAGCGGAAACGTGTCGACCAAGAAGGCAACCGAGGAATGGGCTGCCGAGAAGCGTGCTCAAGGGTTCGCCCCCGTTAGCCCCGGAGACGTCGGGCGGGTCGATGCGATGGCGGAAGCTGTCCTCGCTAACCCGGATGCCCGGACCGTTCTCGAGACTGTCGTCGGCCGCGAAGTGAGCCTGTTCGCCACGATCGACGACGTCCCCATGCGCGCCCGGTTCGACATCTATGACGGCGTCAACGCCGGCGACCTTAAAACCGCACGTGACGCCTCCCCCGGAGCCTTCAACGCCGCTGTCGGCCGCCTCGGCTACCACATCCAGGACCGCTGGTACTGGGAAGCCCACAAAGCCATCACAGGCACCGAGCTCGAGTCCTTCAAGTTCATCGTCGTCGAGTCTGCCCCGCCGCACTTGGTGGGTGTCTACGACCTCGACTTCATGTGGGAAGACCTCGCCAAAGAACGCACCGCGAAAGCACGCGAACTCTACCGACGCTGCACCGAAACGAACACATGGCCCGGATATCAGTCGACAACTCTGACCCCACCGACCTGGGCTGTGTACGAGAACGAAGAAGAGGAGATCCAGGTCTGA
- a CDS encoding DUF7341 domain-containing protein, producing the protein MTQATVDYAVERLTQTWTDVIAPAEPGEEYKHVEHGPLLDLLEESVRSSLGRTTAGPGSGSDRSPIDLRAFTMLENIDSIVRAWGREFNLDHKADLKTLLSAVYVELEALWVTNQVVESVYVGLTNGFVRWADEIWNMFDPPIRKEITAPCPECGERYFYTADEERQASLIATARPTHDPHVDCQRCGAHWEGKESMMKLAFTIGANSDHDELGTKESIAE; encoded by the coding sequence ATGACCCAGGCAACCGTCGACTACGCAGTCGAGCGCCTCACCCAGACCTGGACCGACGTCATCGCGCCGGCCGAACCAGGCGAAGAGTACAAGCACGTCGAGCACGGTCCACTGCTCGACCTTCTCGAGGAATCCGTGCGGTCCAGCCTCGGACGCACCACCGCTGGCCCTGGTAGTGGGAGCGACCGCAGCCCTATCGACCTCCGCGCATTCACCATGCTCGAGAACATCGACAGCATCGTGAGAGCGTGGGGACGCGAATTCAACCTCGACCACAAGGCAGACCTCAAGACGCTCCTCAGCGCTGTCTACGTCGAACTCGAAGCGCTCTGGGTGACGAACCAGGTCGTCGAGAGTGTCTACGTCGGGCTCACCAACGGATTCGTCCGCTGGGCAGACGAGATCTGGAACATGTTCGACCCGCCCATCCGCAAAGAGATCACCGCCCCATGCCCCGAGTGCGGAGAGCGTTACTTCTACACCGCTGACGAAGAGCGCCAGGCATCCCTCATCGCGACGGCACGACCCACCCACGACCCCCACGTCGATTGTCAGAGGTGCGGAGCACACTGGGAAGGCAAAGAGAGCATGATGAAGCTCGCCTTCACGATCGGCGCCAACTCCGACCACGACGAGCTCGGGACGAAGGAGTCGATCGCCGAATGA
- a CDS encoding HNH endonuclease produces MPRAPRKCPKPGCENRITSTRYCDEHMPINWGYGRDRTSTPLHTEWRRAVLERCGRRCEIHGPKCTGTATEADHIIPVAEGGTYTLSNGQGACSTCHAAKTREESRRGRVRAFKGEPRKQNTATSTQAITPHPWGPLGGR; encoded by the coding sequence ATGCCCCGGGCCCCCCGCAAGTGTCCAAAGCCAGGCTGCGAGAACCGCATCACCAGCACCAGGTACTGCGACGAACACATGCCCATCAACTGGGGATACGGCAGAGACCGAACCAGCACCCCACTCCACACCGAGTGGAGACGTGCCGTACTCGAACGCTGCGGCCGACGATGCGAGATTCACGGACCGAAGTGCACAGGCACAGCAACCGAAGCAGACCACATCATCCCTGTCGCTGAAGGCGGCACGTACACCCTGAGCAACGGCCAGGGGGCATGCAGCACCTGCCATGCAGCCAAGACGCGCGAAGAATCACGACGCGGCCGCGTACGTGCCTTCAAAGGCGAACCACGCAAACAAAACACGGCGACAAGCACCCAGGCCATCACCCCCCACCCCTGGGGGCCGCTTGGCGGGCGATGA
- a CDS encoding bifunctional DNA primase/polymerase, giving the protein MRKCEWCGTAIVYKNAQAVYCSSRCRVYAHRARNNPFAALRNEKRWVLWDSNKRPIMPSGAPASSTDPSTWSMGYAVNGHHNIGFVLGDGFACIDLDHCLDGGRPNDAASEFLKSYPKHYIEISPSGDGLHIWGTADEGPGTRRIENGLSVERYTTGRYITVTGRVFQPGNLLPL; this is encoded by the coding sequence ATGCGCAAGTGCGAATGGTGCGGAACGGCGATCGTCTACAAGAACGCCCAAGCCGTCTACTGCTCAAGCCGATGCCGCGTCTACGCCCACCGAGCTCGCAACAACCCCTTCGCAGCCCTCCGCAACGAGAAGCGATGGGTCCTCTGGGACTCGAATAAGCGACCGATCATGCCATCCGGCGCGCCAGCCAGTTCGACCGACCCCTCAACATGGTCGATGGGGTACGCGGTCAACGGGCACCACAACATCGGCTTCGTCCTCGGCGATGGCTTCGCCTGCATTGACCTCGACCACTGCCTCGATGGCGGACGACCGAATGACGCCGCCTCCGAGTTCCTCAAGAGCTACCCGAAGCACTACATCGAGATATCACCATCCGGCGACGGCCTCCACATCTGGGGAACCGCCGACGAGGGACCAGGAACCCGACGCATCGAGAACGGGCTCTCCGTCGAGCGCTACACCACCGGCCGGTACATCACCGTCACCGGCCGCGTCTTCCAGCCCGGCAACCTCCTGCCGCTGTAA
- a CDS encoding GIY-YIG nuclease family protein gives MTSRRSNRVKVPKPYCKICMNEIHHLDKPLIVRDYFICITCALQIHAELRYKYVMPEVTAMERFLHQKKHGDTGWREEPTPKREPGWVYYIRMGDLIKIGYATDVAKRMRNYPPSAQLLAAHPGTIELEREMHKRFSPDLARGREWFTESSDLSAHIAQVVAQFGDQSGQSYQYTRPKTQEEKVADMFKTRQHLDVARGVHSAVS, from the coding sequence ATGACGAGTCGCCGCAGCAACCGCGTCAAGGTGCCGAAGCCGTACTGCAAGATCTGCATGAATGAGATCCATCACCTCGACAAGCCGCTGATCGTCCGCGACTACTTCATCTGCATCACTTGCGCCCTGCAGATCCACGCGGAGCTGCGCTACAAGTACGTGATGCCCGAAGTAACGGCCATGGAGCGCTTCCTGCACCAGAAGAAGCACGGGGACACCGGCTGGCGCGAGGAGCCGACACCAAAACGAGAGCCGGGCTGGGTGTACTACATCCGAATGGGCGACCTGATCAAGATCGGCTATGCCACCGACGTGGCGAAGCGGATGCGGAACTACCCGCCGAGCGCGCAACTCCTCGCCGCGCACCCCGGAACCATAGAACTCGAACGCGAGATGCACAAACGATTCAGCCCCGATCTCGCCCGTGGCCGTGAATGGTTCACCGAGAGTTCAGACCTGTCGGCGCACATTGCTCAGGTCGTCGCACAGTTCGGCGATCAGAGCGGGCAGTCATACCAGTACACACGCCCGAAAACGCAAGAGGAGAAGGTCGCCGACATGTTCAAGACACGCCAACACTTGGATGTGGCACGCGGAGTGCATTCTGCGGTATCCTGA